The following are encoded together in the Plasmodium reichenowi strain SY57 chromosome 3, whole genome shotgun sequence genome:
- a CDS encoding E3 ubiquitin-protein ligase, putative encodes MSDNIENPRDDNENEDRNNIFLYNNEISNEGSDSCNVLCLFLFFLSLFFIMIISADNNTAHTFSSTANNNNNNNNDNNDNNNINSNNSINSNIKNNKNYINNNNNHSNYNNNNFDNDPSIKYRKNNNIYKDNINDEFLKKEDNDNIMNNMLDNILIQCLHFKGVYKIRNKNNNNISDGTFEAKLVTLKLALNNVTKSYIFFYFNPYDNNNINDNIHILNEIPKQYKYLGFNGININKENRYIFNGEGYNISTFCQLKNNVKKKNQAYKYAHTNIYNNNNNINGINGINDKCFCNYTINMNQYINKYESVSLREVDESYLYSLKGYILDEQEYYKNYLQNEYIKLYKNYISYIQKYYYTHYTDKENLIHFHSLGNTNEEIIKHQSKVASGKQNDKELSYVTLKNVKHESGTIPNQNTEGEYTSNMDNNDGNNKNNDGNNKNNDGNNKTYDEHSKNYDEDNKNYDEHSKNYDEHSKNYDEDNKNYDEDNKNYDEHSKNYDEENKNYDEDNKNMNEQVTNADYDGYIYSNNCNLLISFEGIDIDKKYISTKVLNFSIVFNIKSIIEISLFWSQIGTSGSIPGASRISLISICLNSLIDIFESLLLLYEVLLSKLLLIHFILMILLKFLLFTIMEVRYVLIVWKANHQHEVNEGWEHMQRKLSKLYKYYYGSIFLLILLFYYVFPFFPYILLILYLCWLPQILLDIWRGQRNSVDIKFVFILSLCRLYLPIYIYLYPHNIFQLDTFSQLIDTSNTMFSILVIFIVFIQCIYMFLQRIYGPRYFVNIDLLPHVHNYYKTIDVNFEAGIPECVICMYDIVLKPNKYCVTPCYHIFHEKCLQQWMDIKLECPTCRGPLPNFS; translated from the coding sequence ATGAGTGACAATATAGAAAATCCCAGAGATGATAACGAGAATGAAGATAGgaacaatatatttttgtataataaCGAAATTAGTAACGAGGGGAGTGATTCTTGCAATgtattatgtttatttctttttttcctttccttattttttattatgataattagTGCTGATAATAATACTGCTCACACATTTTCAAGCACAGCaaacaacaacaacaataataataatgataataatgataataataatattaatagtaataatagtattaatagtaacattaaaaataataagaattacataaataataataataatcatagtaattataataataataattttgataaCGACCCCTCCattaaatatagaaaaaataacaacatttataaggataatataaatgatgagtttttaaaaaaagaagacaatgataatattatgaataatatgttagataatatattaatacaatgtttacattttaaaggagtttataaaataagaaataagaataataacaatatttcCGATGGAACATTTGAAGCTAAATTAGTTACCTTAAAATTAGCTCTTAACAATGTAACCAaatcttatatttttttttattttaatccttatgataataacaatattaatgataatatacatatattaaatgaaattcctaaacaatataaatatttagGATTTAATggtataaatataaataaagagaatagatatatttttaatggGGAGGGTTATAATATCTCAACATTTTGTCAACTCAAAAAcaatgtaaaaaaaaaaaatcaagcatataaatatgcccatacaaatatatataacaataataataatattaatggGATTAATGGGATTAATGATAAGTGCTTTTGTAATTATACCATAAATATGAatcaatatattaataaatacGAATCTGTATCCCTAAGAGAAGTAGATGAATCCTATTTATACTCTCTTAaaggatatatattagatgaacaagaatattataaaaattatttacaaaatgaatatattaaactttataaaaattatattagctatatacaaaaatattattatacacaTTATACTGACAAGGAAAATCTGATCCATTTTCATTCATTAGGAAACACTAAtgaagaaattataaaacaCCAATCCAAAGTAGCAAGTGGGaaacaaaatgataaagaaTTATCGTATGTCACTctaaaaaatgtaaaacATGAAAGTGGTACTATACCTAACCAGAACACGGAAGGGGAATATACCTCCAATAtggataataatgatggaaataataaaaataatgatggaaataataaaaataatgatggaaataataaaacttATGATGAACATagtaaaaattatgatgaagataacaaaaattatgatgaacatagtaaaaattatgatgaacatagtaaaaattatgatgaagataacaaaaattatgatgaagataacaaaaattatgatgaacatagtaaaaattatgatgaagagaacaaaaattatgatgaagataacaaaaatatgaatgaacAGGTTACTAATGCAGATTATgatggatatatatattcgAACAACTGTAATTTGTTGATTTCCTTTGAAGGTATAGAtattgataaaaaatacatttcAACAAAAGTTTTAAATTTCTCGATtgtatttaatataaaatctATTATCGAAATAAGTTTATTCTGGAGTCAAATAGGAACGAGTGGATCTATTCCAGGAGCATCAAGAATTTCTTTAATTTCCATATGTTTAAATTCTCTTATAGATATATTCGAATcattattacttttatatGAAGTGTTATTAtctaaattattattaatacattttattttaatgattttgttaaaatttttattatttactaTAATGGAAGTCAGATATGTACTTATTGTATGGAAAGCTAATCATCAACATGAAGTAAATGAAGGTTGGGAACATATGCAAAGGAAATTAagtaaattatataaatattattatggtagtatctttttattaattcttctattttattatgttttccctttttttccatatatcttattaatattatatttatgttgGTTGCCACAAATACTTTTAGATATATGGAGAGGACAACGAAATTCGGTAGATATtaaatttgtttttatattatccttATGTCGTTTATATCTAcctatttatatttatttatatccacataatatatttcagTTAGATACTTTCTCACAGCTTATAGATACATCTAATACTATGTTTAGCATACTTgtaatttttattgtatttatacaatgtatttatatgttcttACAAAGAATTTATGGACCTAGatattttgttaatataGATCTCTTACCACAtgttcataattattataaaactATCGATGTCAATTTTGAAGCTGGAATACCTGAATGtgttatatgtatgtatgaCATAGTATTAAAGCCAAACAAATATTGTGTAACTCCATGTTACCATATTTTTCATGAAAAATGTTTGCAACAGTGGATGGACATAAAACTGGAGTGCCCAACGTGCCGTGGTCCCCTCCCAAACTTTTcttaa
- a CDS encoding hypothetical protein (conserved Plasmodium protein, unknown function) produces the protein MLKHIYLRIVNVQKNLNKKINEYNVNNINEECIKINKISMLNAKKNLLLNKKETIYNKKYNNMNNVNNMNNVNNMNNVNNVNNVNNMNNVNNVNNVNNVNNTNNMYNIETEHMTERRENIVNNNYRNEKYILKNFFVDISQNKMRKEEGQNEYDIMKKLNKCNINDRSYNINKCTHISNNNNNNNNNIHIYNNSYDISIQNRYNEPVDHINTHKIRNNLHFILHYSSYQIIKSLNAPYNYINNKDYFMSLSLICNQLAINKYENKNYWYTLSIKLTSILKEKKVHENFHIRWLALILNSYAKINFVNVNFLKACSEFIRNYYIRTNENRKDNIIIIHSFDISQIVNSYTRLNYMDDKLFSYFKKYIDQQIDDMSFQSISNICNAYSKLLNIKKYEDLFFKLRVRIRDNLHEFKPQEVANILNSYSKLYNINGVFKDIIHMNDNVHMNNNVHMNNNVHMNNNVRMNNNVHMNDNTSCNYLKRKKRTFPFFDIFNKAISYILCNYFKFMPIEITMIINSYSKCNIYNNNLFSYLYSYIKKNINNFHPPELCILCNAYANFNKRENKIFDMIRNVLMQNNNINKLEDGNVAMLLHAYGKLLIRDEEFILYLLINKKHVIQYLDSRNLTLFYVSLIKLNIHIPIYIYNIFKYYIKTKLTTFTDLALISILYSSSTMYLQYYFDIHFISRILFLLNKRKANSKSFCHQMHVSLFVIHSLYNFYTFSLPFLSCIYQLLNVVYDHINKRNYYDIHKSNIQKRIYPFLPKYNVHIQSEVNIGPFIVDFLLLNKKHHAQYIHTHKSFK, from the coding sequence ATGCTAAAACATATTTACCTTAGAATTGTAAATGTTCagaaaaatttaaataaaaaaataaatgaatacaatgtgaataatataaatgaagaatgtataaaaataaataagatTTCCATGTTAAACGCAAAGAAAAATCTTTTATTGAACAAGAAAGAAACtatatacaataaaaagtataataatatgaataatgtgaataatatgaataatgtgaataatatgaataatgtgaataatgtgaataatgtgaataatatgaataatgtgaataatgtgaataatgtgaataatgtgaataatacgaataatatgtataatatagaaACGGAGCATATGACTGAACGAAGAGAAAATATTGTAAACAATAATTAtagaaatgaaaaatatattctaaaaaatttttttgtagATATATCCCAAAATAAAATGAGAAAAGAGGAAGGTCAAAAtgaatatgatataatgaagaaattaaataagtgtaatataaatgatcgttcttataatataaataagtGTACACAtattagtaataataataataataataataataatatacatatatataataattcatatgATATATCCATACAGAATAGATACAACGAACCAGTTgatcatataaatacacataaaatacggaataatttacattttattttacattattCAAGTTAtcaaattattaaaagttTAAATGCAccatataattatattaataataaagattATTTTATGTCCCTTTCATTAATATGTAACCAGCTAGCCATAAacaaatatgaaaataagaACTATTGGTATACTCTAAGTATAAAATTGACATCcattttaaaagaaaaaaaggTTCATGAGAATTTTCATATTAGATGGTTAGCTCTGATTTTAAATTCATATGctaaaataaattttgttAATGTAAACTTTTTAAAAGCTTGTTCAGAATTTATACggaattattatatcaggacaaatgaaaataggaaggataatataataataatacatagTTTTGATATATCTCAAATTGTTAATTCTTATACTAGATTAAATTATATGGATGACAAATTATTTAGTTActtcaaaaaatatatagatcAACAAATTGATGATATGAGCTTTCAATCTATTAgtaatatatgtaatgCATATtctaaattattaaatataaaaaaatatgaagatTTATTCTTTAAGTTACGTGTGAGGATAAGGGATAATCTACATGAATTTAAACCTCAAGAAGTGgcaaatatattaaattcGTATTCGAAGTTGTACAATATTAATGGTGTTTTCAAAgatattattcatatgaaCGATAATGTACACATGAACAATAATGTACACATGAACAATAATGTACACATGAACAATAATGTACGCATGAACAATAATGTACACATGAACGATAATACAAGttgtaattatttaaaGCGTAAAAAAAGGACGTTTCCcttttttgatatattcAATAAAGCTATATCATATATCCTGTGCAACTATTTTAAATTCATGCCTATCGAAATTACTATGATTATTAACTCTTATTCCaaatgtaatatttataataataatttattttcttatttatatagttatattaagaaaaatataaataatttccATCCTCCCGAATTATGCATATTGTGTAATGCATATGCTAATTTCAACAAACGAgagaataaaatatttgataTGATAAGAAATGTATTAATgcaaaataataatattaataaattagaGGATGGTAATGTTGCTATGTTATTACATGCATATGgtaaattattaataagaGATGAAGAgtttattttgtatttacttataaataaaaagcATGTTATACAATATTTAGATTCAAGAAATTTaactttattttatgtatctttaataaaattaaatatacatatacctatatatatatataatatatttaaatattatataaaaacaaaattaacAACTTTTACAGATTTAGCTCttatttctatattatattcatcatcTACTATGTATcttcaatattattttgatattcattttatttctcgtattctatttttattaaataaaagaaaagcAAATAGTAAATCCTTTTGTCATCAAATGCATGTCTCACTATTCGTAATACActcattatataatttctaCACATTCTCTTTACCATTCTTATCTTGTATTTATCAACTATTAAATGTAGTCTATGATCATATTAACAAACGAAATTATTATGACATTCATAAATCCAATATACAAAAACGAATATATCCCTTTCTTCCAAAATACAATGTACACATTCAATCAGAAGTTAATATAGGTCCCTTCATTGTAGactttttattattgaACAAAAAGCACCATGCTCAATATATTCACACTCACAAATCATTCAAATGA
- a CDS encoding hypothetical protein (conserved Plasmodium protein, unknown function), giving the protein MGKSFFNRRSKLWWGHYHLRIGSRLQVRLNKGVKFSHFEHIGRFIAFARQSRFLRAATLSKCLRRNFWGSDFYYDGKPKSKENPQQIFKNS; this is encoded by the exons atgG gaaaatcattttttaatcGTCGAAGCAAATTGTGGTGGGGGCACTATCATCTAAGGATAGGTAGTCGTCTACAAGTTCGATTAAATAAAGGAGTGAAATTTTCTCATTTTGAGCACATAGGACGATTTATAGCCTTTGCCAg ACAATCAAGATTTTTAAGAGCAGCAACACTCAGTAAGTGTCTGAGGCGAAACTTTTGGGGGTCtgatttttattatgatgGAAAACCAAAAAGTAAAGAAAATCCTCAGcaaatttttaaaaattcaCA
- a CDS encoding protein kinase, putative has product LCNDNKKGECDPRHIEDDKKNKVNDKVINNMCYGLMNCNDDFNETFKTNILKSYQKSIYKLIELRTNEKKIKNLDITSDVNTKDTSLNVLSTKEMVNKKKGGPPFFNNKGEMGLERHDDMIDIFGEGKMKGIKNTVDKYDKHNNNNNNSNSSSNNCCNGSSNNCCNGSSNNCCNGNYDKGKEKKKQTTEINILINNMCDINNYTHTNTHSVIIKEDYDKLQQNKISSKDNTFSEYSSFVFSLNMNTQILKNKLLEMKKKNDLDMYGCDEIMKDENEIGMAPLMKIDPTNKIVSKVDGSVFSKVDGSNFNKVDGSVFSKADGSNFSKADGSNFSKVDGSNFSKADGSVFNKAYGSNFNKVNGSVFSKTDGSVFNKAYGSNFNKVDGSVFSKTDGSVFSKADGSVFSKVDGSNFNKVDGSVFSKAYGNIFNKIKDEVEKYVDPLPSHITTDGMRKKKSELLLSKDGSIIISNLDTSHFEINLSQSEIQNEMCKENSFVKYQLENKLILELEKEIKDEEKNIQNELEGSNWSIYIEDLDKELVINKKSRDIKDKYWIDKNKDNYMMIYEDNKCGRRKKKISQNKLLIKKKRIKMRNHEKKRRTRFFFKLYKRNDTHKKLSPIRVARHVDVKLDNLNDKTVMLKNEIRDVKGEDDVYFDFLNKDNNMENVKNVKNVKSVKNVKNVKNVENVKNVKNVENVKNVKNVKNVKNVKNVKNVKNVEHIDKYNKKEVMIKKKGESNNVPPKEKHNNKKNYCNYDLGMHSLQNRHTIITPEVASKFLCKNMKNYFDKSNNSIGINKISASNIFRHTMCVTSHIKGENKNNGNNINYKGPASKTLVNKLFISKKESKRPITSSKKRDDENINVIKKNNTSAQKVSEKRNNNNNNNNNNNNNNVLGDKNKNKNNDELFRKEIKKSTISKQKKGKNEGNTKTHKDNINILNEDVDHFEQPSFHLEVTKKTKKNKKKSNDNNNNNNNNNNNNNNNNNNNNNNNNNNNNNNNNNINNNSINNNNNNVSINNNSNNNNGLEEYKKEHIATNEIIRESESDLYVSCDEGCYKHGDMCNMEIINNVDNIHKIDKNGNDIDYKDKSLENNKKKQMKGLIKILPSLSTDKEKEKKKKKNIYIPLTIASRKTVAYPFNDTTKDIKNKLHTLKRNTCVTYCNVDNIQNKKKKGEDKKNIKRDHHVGLEKFINKKDDINKKNDINKKNDINKKNDINKKDDINKKGDINKKDDINKKNNYNNNSNNNNVVKKCSKTHQNEEKIKGNITVIRNKLRDKGKKENIGLKKKKIERKNTTTLSTKKHDNIIDIKKKNEKENKMIKNSKFICLKNKG; this is encoded by the coding sequence TTTAtgtaatgataataaaaaaggagaATGTGATCCTAGGCATATAgaagatgataaaaaaaataaagttaATGATAAAGTgattaataatatgtgtTATGGATTGATGAACTGTAATGATGATTTTAACGAAACGTTCAAAACGAATATTCTCAAAAGTTATCAAAAAAGTATTTACAAGTTGATAGAACTAAGaacaaatgaaaagaaaataaaaaatttggATATAACATCTGATGTGAATACAAAGGATACATCTCTGAATGTTTTGTCAACTAAAGAAATGgtaaataagaaaaaggGAGGTCCTCCTTTTTTCAATAATAAAGGAGAGATGGGCTTGGAAAGACATGATGATATGATAGACATTTTTGGAGAAGGTAAAATGAAAGGAATTAAAAATACGGTGGATAAATATGACAAGcacaataataataataataatagtaatagtagtagtaataattGTTGTAATGgtagtagtaataattGTTGTAATGgtagtagtaataattGTTGTAATGGTAATTATGATAAGgggaaagaaaaaaagaaacaaacGACAGAGATCAATATTTTGATAAACAATATGTGTGATATAAATAACTATACACATACAAATACGCATTCTgtaattataaaagaagatTATGATAAATTACAACAAAATAAGATATCTTCAAAAGATAATACGTTCAGTGAATATTCGTCATTCGTATTTAGTTTAAATATGAACACGCAGATATtgaaaaacaaattattagagatgaaaaaaaaaaatgatttagATATGTACGGGTGTGACGAAATAATGAAGGATGAAAATGAGATTGGTATGGCCCCTTTAATGAAAATTGATCCGACGAATAAAATTGTTAGTAAGGTGGACGGTAGTGTTTTTAGTAAGGTAGATGGTAGTAATTTTAATAAGGTAGACGGTAGTGTTTTTAGTAAGGCGGATGGTAGTAATTTTAGTAAGGCGGACGGTAGTAATTTTAGTAAGGTAGATGGTAGTAATTTTAGTAAGGCGGACGGTAGTGTTTTTAATAAGGCATATGGTAGTAATTTTAATAAGGTGAACGGTAGTGTTTTTAGTAAGACGGACGGTAGTGTTTTTAATAAGGCATATGGTAGTAATTTTAATAAGGTGGACGGTAGTGTTTTTAGTAAGACGGACGGTAGTGTTTTTAGTAAGGCGGACGGTAGTGTTTTTAGTAAGGTAGATGGTAGTAATTTTAATAAGGTGGACGGTAGCGTTTTTAGTAAGGCATATGgtaatattttcaataaaataaaagatgaGGTAGAAAAATATGTAGATCCTTTGCCGTCACATATAACAACAGATGGcatgagaaaaaaaaagtcggaattattattatccaAAGACGGTTCTATAATTATATCTAATTTGGATACTTCACATTTTGAAATAAACTTGTCTCAGAGCGAGATACAAAATGAAATGTGTAAGGAAAATAGTTTTGTTAAATATCAACTGGAAAATAAACTAATCTTAGAattagaaaaagaaataaaagacgaagaaaaaaatattcaaaatgAACTAGAGGGAAGTAACTGgtctatatatatagaagatcttgataaagaattagtaattaataaaaaaagtagagatattaaagataaatattggatagataaaaataaagataactatatgatgatatatgaagataataaatgtggaagaagaaaaaaaaagatatcacaaaataaattacttataaaaaagaaaaggataaaaatgagaaatcatgagaaaaaaagaagaactcgttttttttttaaattatataaaagaaatgatacacataaaaaattaagcCCCATACGGGTTGCACGACATGTCGATGTGAAGTTGGATAATCTGAATGATAAGACTGTCatgttaaaaaatgaaataagGGATGTGAAAGGAGAGGATGatgtatattttgattttttaaataaagataataatatggaaaatGTGAAAAATGTGAAAAATGTGAAAAGTGTGAAAAATGTGAAAAATGTGAAAAATGTggaaaatgtaaaaaatgtgaaaaatgtggaaaatgtaaaaaatgtgaaaaatgtaaaaaatgtgaaaaatgtaaaaaatgtaaaaaatgtaaaaaatgtGGAACATATcgataaatataataaaaaagaggtgatgataaaaaaaaaaggagaaTCGAATAATGTACCCCCGAAAGAgaaacataataataaaaagaattattgTAATTATGATTTGGGAATGCATTCATTACAAAATAGACATACAATTATTACACCAGAAGTAGCatcaaaatttttatgtaaaaacatgaaaaattattttgataaGTCTAACAATTCAATTGgaataaacaaaataagCGCTTCTAATATTTTTAGACATACGATGTGTGTGACAAGCCATATAAAAGGtgaaaacaaaaataatggaaataatattaattataaaggACCAGCTTCCAAAACGTTAGTTAATAAATTGTTTATATCAAAAAAGGAGAGTAAGAGACCTATTACATCATCCAAAAAAAGGGATGATGAGAATATAAAtgtgataaaaaaaaataacacaTCAGCTCAAAAAGTAAgtgaaaaaagaaacaacaacaacaacaataataataataataataataataatgtacTAGGAGACaagaacaaaaataaaaataacgATGAACTATTCAGAAAGGAGATTAAGAAAAGTACTATTTctaaacaaaaaaaagggaAGAATGAAGGAAACACAAAAACTcataaagataatattaacatattGAATGAAGACGTAGACCATTTCGAACAACCAAGTTTCCATTTGGAAGTTACCAAaaaaaccaaaaaaaataaaaaaaaatctaatgataataataataataataacaacaacaataataacaacaacaataataataacaacaacaataataataacaacaacaataataataataacaacaataatattaacaaCAACAGTAttaacaacaataataataatgttagtattaataataatagtaataataataatggtttagaagaatataaaaaggaacATATTGCTACTAATGAAATTATTCGAGAATCAGAAAGCGATTTGTATGTAAGTTGTGATGAGGGTTGTTATAAACATGGAGATATGTGCAATATGGAAATTATAAACAATGTGGATAATATACACAAGATAGATAAAAATGGTAATGATATAGATTATAAGGATAAATCATTGgagaataataaaaaaaaacagaTGAAAGGTCTCATCAAAATATTACCCTCGTTATCTAcagataaagaaaaagaaaaaaaaaaaaaaaaaaatatatatataccatTAACAATAGCAAGTAGGAAGACAGTAGCTTATCCATTCAATGACACGACAAAGGATATCAAAAATAAGTTGCATActttaaaaagaaatacaTGTGTAACATATTGTAATGTGGATAATATAcagaataaaaaaaaaaaaggagaggataaaaaaaacatcAAGAGGGATCACCATGTAGGGCTAGAAAagtttataaataaaaaggacgatataaataaaaagaacgatataaataaaaagaacgatataaataaaaagaatgatataaataaaaaggacgatataaataaaaagggcgatataaataaaaaggacgatataaacaaaaaaaataattataataataatagtaataataacaatgtTGTGAAAAAATGCTCAAAGACACAtcaaaatgaagaaaagaTTAAGGGAAATATTACTGTTATAAGAAACAAGTTAAGGGACAAAGgtaaaaaggaaaatatcggattaaaaaaaaaaaaaatagaaagGAAAAACACAACCACACTTTCTACAAAGAAacatgataatattatagatataaagaaaaagaatgaaaaagaaaataaaatgataaagaattccaaatttatatgtttaaaaaaCAAGGGAA